The following coding sequences are from one Parabacteroides pacaensis window:
- a CDS encoding FKBP-type peptidyl-prolyl cis-trans isomerase, with the protein MKKMNVLAATAIVVFSVAVSSCDSKKTARLTNDFDSASYAMGVANGAGFKQSLRNIPGDTIDVELLLAGFEQGMRNDTAAMKMTPQQAGEYVQRYFTEVQTKVNKKTKEEGDKFLAENKTKDGVITTESGLQYKVITEGTGPKPTATDKVKVHYKGTLLNGDKFDSSYDRNEPAVFGLDEVVRGWGEILQIMPVGSKYIVWIPSDLAYGERPPYGSNLKPNSMLIFEMELLDIVKDDAKAPGKK; encoded by the coding sequence ATGAAAAAAATGAATGTTTTAGCAGCTACAGCGATTGTAGTATTCAGTGTAGCAGTCTCTTCTTGCGACTCTAAAAAAACGGCAAGACTCACTAACGACTTCGACAGTGCCAGTTATGCTATGGGTGTAGCTAACGGAGCCGGATTCAAACAAAGCTTAAGAAATATTCCCGGTGATACGATCGACGTGGAACTTTTGCTCGCAGGATTCGAACAAGGCATGAGAAACGATACCGCTGCCATGAAAATGACTCCTCAACAAGCCGGTGAATATGTACAAAGATACTTTACGGAAGTACAAACCAAGGTGAACAAAAAGACCAAAGAAGAAGGTGATAAGTTTTTGGCTGAAAACAAAACCAAAGACGGCGTAATCACTACCGAAAGCGGATTGCAATATAAAGTGATCACCGAAGGTACAGGGCCTAAACCTACCGCTACGGATAAAGTAAAGGTTCATTACAAAGGTACCTTATTAAACGGAGACAAATTTGATAGTTCTTATGACCGTAACGAACCGGCCGTATTTGGCTTAGACGAAGTGGTTCGGGGTTGGGGTGAAATATTACAAATTATGCCGGTAGGTTCTAAATATATCGTATGGATCCCGTCTGATTTAGCATACGGCGAACGTCCTCCATACGGCAGTAACCTAAAGCCCAATTCAATGCTTATATTTGAAATGGAATTACTTGACATCGTAAAAGACGACGCAAAGGCTCCTGGCAAAAAGTAA
- a CDS encoding DUF2156 domain-containing protein, which translates to MEIEFKPITIHDREVITSYTLPSDYKNCDFAFANMCSWRFLYDSEFAVADDFLLIRFWIENHSRLVYMVPVGFGNMQHAIQLLEKDSLAHGHPLCMLGVTPDAQERLEEAFPYDFKYIPERDYYDYIYLREDLQELKGKKYQAKRNHINKFIDKYSYKYLPITPELVPECLELESKWFHANQEKNEDDELSDERRSLIYALKHYDELGLIGGGLCVNGEIAAFTFGSPVNHNTFGVHVEKADVSYEGAFTMINKEFVSRLPEQYVYINREEDLGLPGLRQSKMSYHPAILLEKDVAIKKTDN; encoded by the coding sequence ATGGAAATTGAGTTTAAGCCGATAACGATACATGATCGGGAAGTAATTACTTCTTATACCTTGCCTTCCGACTATAAGAATTGCGATTTTGCTTTTGCAAATATGTGTAGCTGGCGTTTTCTGTATGATAGTGAATTTGCCGTAGCAGACGATTTCCTGTTGATCCGTTTTTGGATAGAAAATCATAGCCGGCTGGTGTATATGGTTCCCGTAGGATTCGGTAATATGCAGCATGCTATTCAATTATTAGAGAAAGATTCGTTGGCCCACGGCCATCCGCTTTGTATGCTGGGAGTAACCCCCGATGCGCAGGAACGGTTGGAAGAAGCTTTCCCGTACGATTTCAAATATATCCCCGAACGTGATTATTACGACTACATTTATCTCCGGGAAGATTTGCAGGAATTGAAAGGTAAAAAATACCAGGCTAAACGGAATCATATCAACAAGTTTATAGATAAATATTCTTATAAATACTTACCTATTACACCGGAATTAGTACCCGAATGCCTGGAATTGGAATCCAAATGGTTCCATGCAAACCAGGAAAAAAACGAAGACGACGAGTTAAGTGACGAACGCCGTTCTCTCATTTATGCTTTAAAGCATTACGATGAACTGGGATTGATAGGAGGCGGTTTGTGTGTAAATGGCGAAATAGCCGCCTTTACTTTCGGTTCTCCTGTTAACCATAATACTTTCGGTGTACATGTGGAAAAAGCGGATGTTTCGTACGAAGGAGCTTTTACGATGATTAATAAAGAGTTTGTGAGCCGTTTGCCGGAACAATATGTATATATTAACCGGGAAGAAGACTTGGGGCTTCCGGGCCTCCGCCAATCGAAAATGTCCTATCACCCTGCTATCCTGCTGGAGAAAGATGTTGCCATAAAGAAAACGGATAATTAG
- a CDS encoding FKBP-type peptidyl-prolyl cis-trans isomerase: protein MDKVSYALGLSIGNNFQNSGITHLQTEDFVKGLNDVLSDKQPEISYEEAKQVINDFFVKLQQEKFENNKKAGAEFLSINRHKEGVVELPSGLQYQVLQKGEGETPCATDKVKCHYHGTLINGQVFDSSVERGEPAVFGVNQVIPGWVEALQLMPVGSKWRLFVPSTLAYGEQGAGQAIEPNSTLVFDVELLDIVK, encoded by the coding sequence ATGGATAAAGTAAGTTATGCATTAGGCTTAAGTATCGGAAATAATTTCCAAAACTCAGGCATCACTCATCTTCAGACCGAAGATTTTGTAAAAGGATTGAACGACGTATTGTCTGACAAGCAACCTGAAATCAGCTACGAGGAAGCGAAACAAGTAATTAATGACTTTTTTGTAAAGTTACAGCAGGAAAAGTTTGAGAATAACAAAAAAGCCGGTGCCGAGTTTTTATCGATCAACAGACATAAAGAGGGTGTAGTAGAATTACCCAGCGGATTACAATACCAAGTTTTACAAAAAGGCGAAGGGGAAACACCTTGTGCGACCGATAAAGTGAAATGCCATTATCATGGAACTTTAATCAACGGCCAAGTGTTCGACAGCTCGGTAGAAAGAGGAGAACCGGCTGTTTTCGGCGTAAACCAAGTAATCCCCGGATGGGTAGAAGCACTCCAATTAATGCCGGTAGGGTCCAAGTGGAGATTGTTCGTGCCTTCTACCCTGGCTTATGGCGAACAAGGTGCGGGACAGGCAATCGAGCCTAACAGCACATTGGTTTTTGATGTTGAATTATTAGATATCGTAAAATAA
- a CDS encoding Lrp/AsnC family transcriptional regulator, giving the protein MEKIDKLDRQILNIISRNARIPFKDVAEECGVSRAAIHQRVQRMIDMDVIIGSGYHINPKILGYNTCTYIGVKLEKGSMYKDVVPEFEKIPEVVECHFTTGPYTMLIKLYARDNEHLMELLNTKIQEIPGVTATETLISLRQSVKREIPIYHV; this is encoded by the coding sequence ATGGAGAAGATTGATAAGTTGGATAGGCAAATCCTCAATATTATTTCGAGGAATGCCAGAATTCCTTTTAAAGATGTCGCGGAAGAGTGTGGTGTGTCGCGTGCCGCTATCCATCAACGTGTACAACGCATGATCGACATGGACGTGATTATTGGTTCCGGATACCACATTAACCCGAAAATCCTTGGCTATAACACGTGTACTTACATCGGTGTGAAACTGGAAAAAGGTTCTATGTACAAAGATGTGGTTCCCGAATTTGAAAAGATTCCGGAAGTAGTAGAATGCCACTTTACCACGGGACCGTATACAATGCTTATAAAACTCTATGCCCGTGACAATGAGCACCTGATGGAACTTCTGAATACCAAAATACAAGAAATACCGGGTGTTACGGCTACGGAAACGCTTATCTCTCTCCGGCAAAGTGTAAAAAGGGAAATTCCTATTTACCACGTATGA